The DNA sequence GGTTTGCCGCCCGATGGGCAATCCGGAAGTTCAACCGCATGGACCTGCCTCCGGAGTACCGCTGGGTCCAAGACTACGTCGACCTGCTGGCCGAGTTCGAGAGCACGAAGCGTGTGCCCGTCCGGGTCGTCGACCAAGACGCGCCCTTGGCCATGGCAGTCGCTGGGAAGCAAGCCTCGATCCTGGTTTCACGCGGTCTCCTTGGACTCTTGGACCGAGAGGAAATCGAGGCGAGCGTCGCGCATGAACTCATGCACCTCAAACACCACGATGCAGAATTCAAGGTGTTCTCGATCGTGTTCTCCCGCATCCTCTTCTTCGATCCGTTCAGCAAGTTCTTCGACCCCGCCGTCCACCGCGAGCGAGAGTATCTCGCGGACGAGGCGAGCGGGCGATCCACGGGCAAGCCTGCGGCGCTCGCCTCGGCCTTGCTCAAGATTGCCGACCGCGGAGTCCCTCCCAAGTCCACGTGGGGGCTCAGCATCTATGGGAGGAGCCGCGGCATCTTCAGCCGATATCCCCCGCTCAAGGAGCGGGTGCAGAGGCTCCTGCTCCTGTCGGATTTGCTCGGCACCCGTGACGGAGCACAAGCAAACCGCTAGTATCGGCAACGACTTTGGCTCATGGAGGAGGGGAAGACGGCGCTACGGACCGCGAAGAAGTTGGCCGGCTCCAAGCTCTCACCTCCCCTGCCCATGGGCCAGCCCTCCGTAGCCACGCCGTCGGACGCACGCGGTTCGGATACGGAAGCACTCCGTCATGTCCGGGAGCGGATCAGGACCTTGGTCGGCATCGCCGCTGCAAACGAGAGCACGATGTCCGCGGACGAGCTACGAGTCTTGCTCCCCCGCGAAAGATTTGGAGACGCGGACGCCGTCGTTCGATTCATCGAGGAGGATTACGCTCTCCGGGACGAACTCGTCGTGAATGATGGTGAGGTCGCGCCTCGAGCGGACACCGCCCTCGTCGCCCGTCGGAGAGACCAACGCACGCTCACCCGGGACCGAGTCGCGCTCGCTCGCGGCTTCGCGGCGTCCCTCGTGCGGTTCTCACCCTGGACGGAGCTGGTGGCGGTATCCGGCTCCGTCGCGTACGGCGGAACGAAGCTGGACGACGACATCGATTTCTTCGTCGTCACGCCCCGGCGTCGCTTATGGATCACCCTCCTGATCGCCCTGGGGCTGGCGCGCCTGAACCGGGCCCGGCACCCGCGCGCTCCCGTGTTCTGCTTCAACCGCCTGGAAGAGACCGAACGCTGCGAGTCAGGGTTCCGCGAAGCTCGCGAGCCCCTCTTTGCCCGGGAGGCGCTCAATCTGAGAATCCTCCACGGTTCCGAATTCTACCACGATCTACTAGCGGCGTCACCCTGGATGGAGACTTGGTTCCCGTCCCTGTATCGGATGCGCCTAGACGAGAGT is a window from the Thermoplasmata archaeon genome containing:
- a CDS encoding M48 family metalloprotease codes for the protein MTDLLDPIIDALVAYWSSPITLTIVAVCAASMGTLLYVFLANARNAKLRVSLLTGFYVLTIFFWAFVAASLFLCVMKSDMVAYETSGIRMAAAGAVLVALAAASLLSYLVWRFAARWAIRKFNRMDLPPEYRWVQDYVDLLAEFESTKRVPVRVVDQDAPLAMAVAGKQASILVSRGLLGLLDREEIEASVAHELMHLKHHDAEFKVFSIVFSRILFFDPFSKFFDPAVHREREYLADEASGRSTGKPAALASALLKIADRGVPPKSTWGLSIYGRSRGIFSRYPPLKERVQRLLLLSDLLGTRDGAQANR